A single window of Nitrospirota bacterium DNA harbors:
- the thiS gene encoding sulfur carrier protein ThiS, translating to MMIRLNGSVTEFEDGFTVGRLLKSMNIEPMRVAVEVNLEVIKKQNYQEHRLKDGDSIEIVSFVGGG from the coding sequence ATGATGATTAGATTAAATGGAAGTGTAACGGAATTTGAAGACGGTTTTACAGTGGGAAGGCTTCTTAAAAGCATGAATATAGAGCCCATGAGAGTAGCTGTTGAGGTTAATCTTGAGGTGATAAAGAAACAGAACTATCAGGAGCATCGCCTTAAAGACGGAGACAGCATTGAGATTGTCAGTTTTGTAGGTGGAGGATAA